A genomic window from Fibrobacterota bacterium includes:
- a CDS encoding DUF4349 domain-containing protein — translation MEAKFGMVPSDREVVITDFSGASGALSRRLKVTVQVDDLHKGLAAAERWVARMGLNVLEAKNNREESWQRKASMTFTVPDSLFGSLKDSLSKLGKPVEYNLDLVSKADDIEKLSHELRFRQSEREVYAKELQGVDRAREAQAYNSLWSKAREIDNQIFRLEEDLIEARQQVRGNQVRLTLEEPSEPPTTTGKSWVEFTNMPGGEFTYLSIENPKEGISSSSYAGGSVRYLFTKGKSYLVLGVLKSLEAHPGDSTIFEDIFLYGYGTDFYPRHFGRGQRSYLNLYSGFTVGGLFLSSLKGNRHLVQVTPHIGLELYKGKQVLLDVRGGYVLPLDSDLNLHLRGWTLSPSLNFVF, via the coding sequence ATGGAAGCAAAGTTTGGGATGGTTCCCTCCGATCGCGAAGTGGTGATCACGGATTTTTCGGGGGCATCAGGGGCTTTGTCTCGCCGACTGAAGGTCACGGTGCAGGTGGATGATCTCCACAAGGGCTTGGCAGCCGCCGAGCGCTGGGTGGCGCGGATGGGGTTGAATGTGCTGGAGGCGAAGAACAATCGCGAAGAGTCTTGGCAGAGGAAGGCCTCGATGACCTTCACGGTTCCGGATTCCCTGTTTGGGTCGCTGAAGGACAGTCTTTCCAAGCTGGGCAAGCCGGTCGAGTACAACCTGGACTTGGTGAGCAAGGCCGACGACATCGAAAAGCTCTCCCATGAGCTGCGATTCCGTCAGTCCGAGCGAGAGGTGTACGCCAAGGAGCTCCAGGGAGTGGATCGCGCTCGGGAAGCTCAGGCCTACAACTCGCTTTGGTCCAAAGCCCGCGAGATCGACAACCAGATCTTCCGGCTGGAGGAGGATTTGATCGAGGCTCGTCAACAGGTACGGGGAAATCAGGTCCGACTGACGTTGGAGGAGCCCAGCGAGCCTCCCACCACCACCGGCAAGAGTTGGGTGGAATTCACCAACATGCCGGGCGGCGAGTTCACCTATTTGTCCATCGAAAACCCCAAGGAGGGAATTTCCAGCTCCTCCTATGCCGGGGGATCGGTCCGGTACCTGTTCACCAAAGGAAAGAGTTACCTGGTGTTGGGTGTGCTGAAGAGCTTAGAGGCCCACCCCGGCGATTCGACGATCTTCGAGGACATCTTCCTGTACGGATATGGTACGGACTTTTATCCACGTCATTTCGGCCGAGGCCAGCGTTCTTATCTCAACCTCTACAGTGGCTTCACGGTGGGAGGATTGTTCTTGTCTTCTCTGAAAGGCAATCGCCACTTGGTTCAGGTCACCCCTCACATCGGTCTGGAGCTGTACAAGGGCAAACAGGTGCTCTTGGACGTGCGCGGGGGGTATGTCTTGCCGCTGGATTCGGACCTCAACCTTCATCTTCGGGGCTGGACGCTTAGTCCATCCCTCAATTTTGTCTTCTGA
- the mutL gene encoding DNA mismatch repair endonuclease MutL translates to MIRLLDELVINRIAAGEVVDRPSSAVKELVENALDAGARRIKVKLEGGGLDLISVEDDGCGMVDEDLRKCWLRHATSKMEHFEDLAAVGTYGFRGEALSSLASVAHLRIDTHHATQSDGRALVLHGGNLVSDEPSGWPRGTRVEVRGLFAGIPVRRRFLGSAQSEAQRVLGILVRQALFRPEVEFRLAHGAKDLLHVRAGERRARCRELLGALADGLEPVEWTDRSLSIQGLVGAPGTDRGRADQIYFAVNRRPIHSGTLSRAVAQGLGLPPGRHPVCILDLAIPLEQVDINVHPQKREVRFQAESAIYHAVSDAVATALDKRSSLPLFFPSSSPEVEASEPPLGSLGIPGFQLPVEAVLPVEGLQPLLTEVDPGQTDLFATKNPNLVAFPTRAEERKVGDSGRAFAESGIPFLQVEGYLLCPLQGGLLCLDQRAAHERVLFEQALASMEREGALPAQQLLFPRPIELPVKEFQMAISHLEALRALSFDLESFGGQTLLLRGIPASVTQDQGEALLSEVLSAVAEEEPTRERMNRAFASAYARSTALRRSESLSGPERSALADELFACKEPWQTPGGFPTVARIAAADLQRLFR, encoded by the coding sequence GTGATCCGTCTTCTGGATGAACTGGTCATCAACCGCATCGCCGCTGGCGAAGTGGTGGATCGCCCATCGAGCGCCGTCAAAGAGTTGGTGGAAAACGCCTTGGACGCCGGGGCGCGCCGGATCAAGGTGAAGCTGGAAGGCGGCGGCCTGGATTTGATCTCCGTCGAGGACGACGGTTGCGGTATGGTCGACGAAGACCTGCGCAAGTGCTGGCTGCGCCACGCCACCTCCAAGATGGAGCACTTCGAGGATCTCGCTGCGGTGGGGACCTACGGGTTCCGGGGCGAAGCGTTGTCGTCGCTGGCCTCGGTGGCTCACTTGCGCATCGATACCCACCATGCCACCCAGTCGGATGGACGGGCCTTGGTGCTCCACGGCGGCAATTTGGTGTCGGATGAGCCTTCGGGCTGGCCGCGTGGGACCCGGGTGGAAGTGCGCGGACTGTTTGCCGGCATTCCCGTGCGGCGCCGGTTCCTGGGGTCGGCGCAATCGGAAGCCCAAAGGGTGCTGGGAATTTTGGTGCGTCAGGCCCTATTTCGGCCGGAGGTGGAGTTTCGTTTGGCGCATGGGGCGAAGGATCTCCTCCATGTGCGCGCTGGCGAGCGACGAGCCCGGTGTCGGGAGTTGTTGGGCGCCTTGGCCGACGGGCTGGAGCCGGTGGAGTGGACGGATCGGAGCCTCTCCATCCAAGGGCTGGTGGGAGCCCCGGGAACGGACCGGGGCAGAGCCGACCAGATCTATTTCGCGGTCAATCGCCGCCCCATCCATTCCGGAACCCTTTCCCGGGCCGTGGCACAGGGTTTGGGGTTGCCGCCGGGGCGTCACCCCGTCTGCATCCTGGACTTGGCGATTCCCCTGGAACAGGTGGACATCAATGTTCACCCTCAAAAGCGCGAGGTCCGCTTCCAGGCGGAATCGGCGATCTATCACGCCGTGAGCGATGCGGTGGCCACGGCCTTGGACAAGCGCTCCAGTTTGCCGTTGTTTTTCCCCTCCTCGTCACCGGAGGTCGAAGCCTCCGAACCGCCGTTGGGTTCGCTCGGGATTCCTGGGTTCCAACTGCCGGTCGAGGCGGTGCTGCCTGTCGAGGGACTCCAGCCTCTCCTCACGGAGGTGGATCCCGGGCAGACCGATTTGTTTGCCACCAAGAATCCCAATCTGGTGGCCTTTCCGACTCGTGCGGAGGAGCGGAAAGTCGGGGATTCGGGCCGGGCTTTTGCAGAATCGGGCATTCCTTTCCTGCAAGTTGAGGGGTACTTGCTTTGCCCTTTGCAGGGCGGGCTCCTTTGTCTGGACCAGCGCGCCGCCCATGAACGGGTGTTGTTCGAGCAGGCCTTGGCGAGCATGGAGCGGGAAGGGGCCCTTCCTGCCCAGCAGCTCTTGTTTCCGCGCCCCATCGAGCTTCCGGTCAAGGAGTTCCAGATGGCCATTTCCCACTTGGAAGCACTGCGCGCGCTCTCGTTTGATCTGGAGTCTTTTGGGGGCCAAACGCTGCTCTTGCGGGGAATCCCTGCCTCTGTCACGCAGGACCAGGGAGAAGCGCTTTTGTCGGAGGTTCTCTCCGCCGTGGCGGAAGAAGAACCTACGCGGGAGCGAATGAATCGGGCCTTCGCCTCGGCCTACGCTCGGTCCACGGCGTTGCGACGCTCGGAATCCCTCAGTGGACCGGAGCGCTCTGCCTTGGCCGACGAGCTTTTCGCTTGCAAGGAGCCCTGGCAAACGCCAGGTGGATTCCCGACGGTGGCGCGGATCGCGGCGGCAGATCTCCAACGGCTATTTCGCTAA
- the sprA gene encoding cell surface protein SprA: protein MNIRSTPVTTEYQIGFDTRAVDIRSFVRMDSTLGLDSIQLWQGYYGELSDYLTDVLAQEQRRLVRRELVGQSKFSDSGKVENRYELPVKIPEWAKRLGLTKPALTLAGSYTLQLKANSHWTNLEEQQGTANKVPDFSPEQIPNINLTGNIGKFVSISLTWNQEGFGATQNQALQIRYAGEKPEDTEDDILQEAEFGLIQLALPGSSLTGYSEAASGLLGIKTRMRFGDLDLTLVGGTQKGEQQKQHVGRTARDNTTLVRDRDLVLGSDFFLSYDHRKNWIAFNGDNRKLAKPVSLEVWQRILPQDLRAHPEWTSIVKRAKATSWDSLGRAGFSTLDSRWRKLNESTEWVYQGGVLRLLRSDLVGNGSALAAKWTGAAGAHTGSSEDMVLLFADDHEDAALRSLQLRNRYRLPSIGERDRRNLKVRILDLSGRKTGDNSVDSTGREWSKVFGITDESGNLLVDNTDIFDWGARTLNLPGLEPFRKYGMTGIYDSTRTALPGLSPHFGIEITSKSASDSIKIGSRDYASVSGSNCVDILPGSEVLTLNGSTRLEKGKDYDVQYQTGTITLLSDRARAASADIQVDFSCTPFFSLENRSVFGARLEYQLSQISKESVLGGTFLYRKESVTDLRPQLAREGNQAMLWGANLRLTGESESMTEIVNKVPLVKSTAESKWRLELEGAQSWTDPSLDGYALVEDFEGSQVTNELPISAYSWSQATPPGGVPLDADYEDTLDYRHQGEFTWSSNSRVLMRDVYPQHDDGSSSPARMSVLQLRLRPNDRSGRGMSWGGIMRAMPSSWRDNSNTRYLEVVAKPSGGGELYLDIGQISEDLSIGGEAPDGALQGEDLLNGQPTGVPQNDFGLDGRQDTTESRRGWECFGRNCQDTLIGRIGYVDPAGDNYHADRTSANPDHAVNGTENNNTDLGGGANTYFDSEDLDRDGSLATTNSFDRFRIILNGRNRTPFQSLGNAWRLYRIPLDGLFKKKGRGANWSEVRAVRVWYGALTPATGANQQEDKVQIARMAMVGNQWKGNERLSANDHIDTVDATYSANWTSLTKIVTPDSSRLNVSVIGNNTDQGRYKAWGVPEVKDPSSEAVQSEQSLRLTYANLHRGIGLGGIVADTGKALRYYESPRDFTLYKNLVMLVYHEVPSVLRAGEKPVRFGVQFGSGDPTNPASPYYEYSFNPVPLACGGTDCSAQQRADAIPSNWEQNQIRIPLASLTSLKTKRDAQGRGKDSLFKLEWGEGSHSGPSSRKDTISVYGDPSVSQVKWMRMWVRPNNTDAASQEEIASGELWVNDLRLEDPHQGIGTALRGSAQMNFADLMDVSASTEYRGGDFVPMGQKQPELSSQKSSARATATTSLYLQKFLPESWKAQLPVSFTITGLVDRPWARPGSDQELTRDGLSNITSDWWNSDMRRDSADIANRTSRAYQTLVVSRTLGSSWSRGRDEESGLKPILTNTFFARPKVNWTYTEQGTLGPDRRDSTWAHNLRLDYDFSPAPPPQYRPFSEAKGKWVPSLVENLTIQPWPATITSTLGDLDYLEGIHSILAPDKDSLPRNTSHDARASLSHGINGDWQLLDFLRLTMGERSSRLWDRREEAQRFDPSTGLVEAMPYILDWDTTRVRLEPVDGGETKRQTFGFLRNEGARSVQFGIELNPRILPWLSTTGSFQANASANRESPLQRVVGRDTVQFQFWRHDHTDNFRSNMRLDVPAILQSVRGVLPDDWGKSIDEVRQGLDRWRWTGFGVDYSVDDRISGVRQTLDYSSAMERLDAGSLLRWQMGLGDADNIRGPLDIITGSRSKSGLGQYRPSRLDNPADYPGVADLTDREAPADRTAMVNTRSYRVSGNSDFTVPGLLLSVHPSLAYQISWDERWSVPWNVDTTKTWPQITVSADLANFAGRVPFLVKWFESATANHSTTWELSQQIHPHLQSADVDNYTWRWQPLVGLQLKTKGNWSFEDRTNFSRTRSLNHLKRPLPSDGVRKEGACPESMGLPIFYSDPAINFARCFEIGGTSEDRSYEVGNEGTATYRIQTKRGIQIFKWFLKLDNDLVITFKAGWTKSWKEKEAVDLGTFEPVDAQTLDEVTTVYGGSNASYNFTSRLVANFDASYKRTERKAQEDNNGATVITNEIQGLASLQYKF from the coding sequence ATGAACATCCGATCCACTCCGGTGACGACGGAATACCAGATCGGGTTCGACACGCGAGCGGTGGATATTCGCAGTTTCGTGCGAATGGACTCGACCCTCGGTTTGGATTCGATCCAACTTTGGCAGGGCTACTACGGGGAGCTGTCCGACTATCTGACCGACGTGCTGGCGCAGGAACAGAGGCGACTGGTCCGACGAGAATTGGTCGGACAGTCGAAGTTTTCCGATTCAGGCAAAGTGGAAAATCGCTACGAGCTTCCTGTCAAAATCCCCGAATGGGCCAAGCGGTTGGGTCTGACCAAGCCAGCGCTGACCTTGGCGGGCTCGTATACCTTGCAGCTGAAGGCCAATTCCCACTGGACCAATCTGGAAGAGCAACAGGGTACGGCCAACAAGGTCCCGGATTTCAGTCCCGAGCAAATCCCGAACATCAATCTGACGGGGAACATCGGGAAGTTCGTTTCCATCAGCTTGACCTGGAACCAGGAAGGCTTCGGGGCCACTCAGAACCAAGCTTTGCAGATTCGGTATGCGGGTGAAAAGCCAGAGGATACCGAGGACGACATTCTCCAGGAGGCGGAATTCGGCCTGATCCAGCTGGCACTGCCCGGGTCCAGCCTCACGGGGTATTCGGAAGCGGCATCGGGTCTTTTGGGCATCAAGACACGGATGCGGTTTGGCGACCTGGATCTGACGCTGGTCGGCGGCACGCAAAAAGGGGAACAGCAGAAGCAGCACGTGGGCCGGACGGCTCGCGACAACACCACGTTGGTCCGAGATCGCGACCTGGTGTTGGGGTCGGATTTCTTCCTGAGTTACGACCATCGCAAGAATTGGATCGCCTTCAATGGCGACAACCGGAAATTGGCCAAGCCGGTCTCGCTGGAGGTGTGGCAGCGCATCCTTCCCCAGGACCTGCGCGCACATCCGGAATGGACGAGCATCGTGAAGCGTGCGAAGGCCACGAGCTGGGATAGCTTGGGCAGAGCGGGATTTTCCACGCTGGACAGTCGTTGGAGAAAACTGAACGAATCCACCGAATGGGTCTACCAGGGGGGTGTCCTTCGATTGCTCCGGTCCGATCTGGTGGGCAACGGAAGCGCATTGGCTGCCAAGTGGACAGGTGCCGCTGGAGCGCATACAGGCAGCAGCGAAGACATGGTCTTGTTGTTTGCCGACGATCACGAAGACGCTGCCCTGCGCTCCTTGCAGCTGCGCAATCGCTACCGACTGCCTTCGATCGGAGAGCGGGATCGCCGCAATCTGAAGGTTCGGATCTTGGATCTGTCGGGAAGGAAAACGGGCGACAACTCGGTGGATTCCACCGGGCGTGAATGGTCGAAGGTCTTCGGAATCACCGATGAATCCGGCAATCTTCTGGTCGATAACACGGACATCTTCGATTGGGGTGCTCGCACCTTGAATCTTCCCGGTCTCGAGCCGTTCCGCAAGTATGGAATGACGGGAATCTACGACTCCACCCGCACGGCGCTCCCGGGTCTTTCTCCGCATTTCGGCATCGAGATCACCTCCAAATCCGCCTCGGACTCCATCAAGATCGGCTCCCGCGACTACGCGAGCGTGAGTGGTTCCAATTGCGTGGATATCCTACCCGGCTCCGAAGTGCTGACCCTCAACGGATCCACTCGACTGGAGAAGGGCAAGGACTACGATGTCCAATACCAGACAGGCACCATCACCCTGTTGTCCGATCGGGCGCGGGCGGCTTCCGCCGACATCCAGGTGGATTTCTCCTGCACCCCGTTCTTCTCGCTGGAAAACCGGTCGGTGTTCGGCGCCCGACTGGAGTACCAGCTTTCGCAGATCAGCAAGGAATCCGTGTTGGGCGGCACCTTCCTGTACCGCAAGGAGAGCGTGACCGATCTGCGGCCGCAACTGGCGCGCGAAGGAAACCAGGCGATGCTCTGGGGCGCGAATCTTCGCTTGACCGGTGAATCGGAATCGATGACGGAAATTGTCAACAAGGTGCCGTTGGTCAAATCCACCGCGGAATCCAAATGGCGCCTGGAGCTGGAGGGAGCGCAAAGCTGGACGGATCCCAGCTTGGACGGATACGCATTGGTGGAGGACTTCGAAGGATCGCAGGTCACCAACGAGCTTCCCATTTCCGCCTACTCCTGGTCGCAGGCAACCCCTCCCGGCGGTGTTCCCTTGGATGCCGACTACGAAGACACGCTGGATTACCGCCACCAAGGTGAATTCACCTGGTCGTCCAATTCGCGCGTTCTGATGCGCGATGTCTACCCCCAACACGACGATGGCAGCTCGTCTCCCGCCCGCATGTCGGTGCTCCAGCTTCGGCTTCGCCCCAACGACCGTTCCGGTCGGGGAATGTCGTGGGGCGGCATCATGCGCGCGATGCCCTCCAGCTGGAGGGACAACTCGAACACGCGCTACCTGGAAGTGGTGGCCAAGCCGTCCGGTGGTGGCGAACTCTACTTGGATATCGGCCAGATTTCCGAGGATCTTTCCATCGGAGGTGAAGCGCCGGATGGAGCCTTGCAGGGCGAAGATCTCCTCAACGGGCAACCCACGGGCGTGCCGCAAAACGACTTCGGTCTCGATGGACGTCAGGACACCACGGAAAGCAGACGTGGCTGGGAGTGCTTTGGCCGAAACTGCCAGGACACTTTGATCGGTCGCATCGGGTACGTGGATCCTGCCGGTGACAACTACCATGCCGATCGGACCTCCGCCAACCCCGATCACGCGGTCAATGGAACCGAAAACAACAACACCGATCTCGGCGGCGGCGCGAACACGTATTTCGATTCCGAAGACCTCGATCGCGATGGCTCGCTGGCCACCACCAACAGCTTCGACCGGTTCCGGATCATCCTCAACGGCAGGAATCGCACCCCGTTCCAGTCTTTGGGGAACGCCTGGCGGCTTTATCGGATCCCTTTGGATGGATTGTTCAAGAAAAAGGGCCGAGGCGCGAATTGGAGCGAGGTCCGGGCCGTTCGCGTCTGGTACGGCGCTCTCACTCCCGCCACGGGCGCCAACCAGCAGGAAGACAAGGTCCAGATCGCTCGGATGGCCATGGTGGGCAACCAATGGAAAGGCAACGAGCGTCTTTCCGCCAACGACCACATCGACACGGTCGACGCCACCTACTCGGCCAACTGGACTTCGCTGACCAAGATCGTGACTCCCGACAGTTCTCGGCTGAACGTGTCGGTGATCGGCAACAACACCGACCAAGGGCGCTACAAGGCCTGGGGTGTTCCCGAGGTCAAGGATCCCTCCTCCGAGGCGGTCCAGAGCGAGCAGTCGCTTCGGCTCACCTACGCCAATCTGCATCGCGGGATCGGGCTGGGCGGCATCGTGGCCGATACCGGCAAAGCCTTGCGCTATTACGAATCTCCGCGCGACTTCACGCTGTACAAGAACCTGGTGATGTTGGTCTACCACGAGGTGCCCAGCGTTCTGCGCGCCGGCGAGAAGCCTGTCCGGTTTGGCGTCCAGTTCGGATCGGGAGACCCCACCAATCCAGCTTCGCCCTACTACGAATATTCCTTCAATCCGGTTCCTCTGGCTTGTGGCGGCACCGATTGTTCCGCCCAGCAGCGCGCCGATGCGATTCCATCGAATTGGGAACAAAACCAGATCCGGATTCCCCTTGCAAGCCTCACCTCGTTGAAGACGAAACGCGATGCGCAGGGGCGGGGAAAAGACTCCCTGTTCAAGCTGGAATGGGGCGAAGGAAGCCACTCGGGACCTTCCTCTCGCAAGGACACCATTTCCGTCTATGGCGACCCGAGCGTGTCGCAGGTCAAGTGGATGCGCATGTGGGTGAGACCCAACAATACAGACGCGGCTTCCCAGGAAGAGATCGCCAGCGGAGAATTGTGGGTCAACGACCTGCGATTGGAAGATCCCCACCAAGGGATCGGAACCGCGCTGCGCGGTTCGGCCCAGATGAACTTCGCCGATCTGATGGACGTTTCCGCTTCCACCGAGTACCGCGGCGGCGATTTCGTTCCAATGGGACAGAAACAGCCGGAACTTTCCAGTCAGAAATCGTCTGCGCGTGCCACGGCCACCACCAGCCTGTATCTGCAGAAGTTCCTCCCGGAATCCTGGAAGGCCCAACTCCCGGTATCGTTCACCATCACCGGCTTGGTGGATCGCCCCTGGGCGCGTCCCGGCTCCGACCAGGAATTGACTCGCGACGGTCTTTCGAACATCACTTCCGACTGGTGGAATTCCGACATGCGCCGCGACAGCGCCGACATCGCCAACCGCACGTCGCGCGCCTACCAGACCCTGGTGGTCTCCCGCACCCTCGGATCGTCCTGGTCGAGGGGGCGTGACGAGGAATCCGGGCTCAAACCCATCCTGACCAACACCTTCTTCGCCCGGCCCAAAGTGAACTGGACCTATACCGAGCAAGGAACCTTGGGACCGGATCGCCGCGATTCCACCTGGGCGCACAACCTGCGATTGGACTACGATTTCAGCCCCGCGCCGCCTCCCCAATATCGGCCCTTCTCGGAAGCCAAGGGCAAGTGGGTCCCGAGTCTGGTGGAAAACCTCACCATCCAGCCTTGGCCAGCCACCATCACATCCACATTGGGTGATCTGGACTATCTGGAGGGCATCCATTCGATCCTGGCGCCCGACAAGGACAGCCTTCCCAGGAACACGTCCCACGATGCGCGTGCGAGCCTGTCCCACGGGATCAACGGCGATTGGCAATTGCTGGATTTCCTGCGCCTGACCATGGGCGAGCGTTCCAGCCGCCTTTGGGATCGCAGGGAGGAGGCCCAACGCTTCGATCCTTCCACGGGATTGGTGGAGGCGATGCCGTACATCCTCGACTGGGACACCACCCGCGTCCGCTTGGAGCCCGTCGATGGTGGCGAGACCAAGCGGCAGACCTTCGGCTTCTTGCGAAACGAAGGCGCTCGCTCGGTGCAGTTTGGCATCGAGCTCAATCCGCGGATCCTTCCCTGGCTGTCCACCACAGGCTCCTTCCAGGCCAACGCATCGGCCAATCGCGAATCTCCGTTGCAGCGCGTGGTCGGCCGCGACACGGTGCAGTTCCAGTTCTGGAGGCACGACCACACGGACAATTTCCGCTCGAACATGCGCTTGGACGTGCCGGCCATTCTCCAATCCGTACGCGGGGTCCTGCCCGACGATTGGGGCAAATCCATCGACGAGGTCCGCCAGGGCCTGGACCGCTGGCGCTGGACGGGATTCGGTGTGGACTACTCGGTGGACGACCGCATCAGCGGCGTGCGGCAGACCCTCGACTATTCCTCGGCGATGGAACGATTGGATGCGGGAAGCCTGTTGCGTTGGCAGATGGGTCTCGGGGACGCGGACAACATTCGCGGCCCTCTGGACATCATCACGGGCTCTCGGTCCAAGTCGGGGTTGGGGCAGTATCGCCCTTCCCGCTTGGACAATCCGGCGGATTACCCGGGAGTTGCGGATTTGACCGATCGAGAGGCTCCGGCCGACCGCACGGCCATGGTCAACACGCGCAGTTACCGGGTCAGCGGCAATTCCGACTTCACGGTTCCCGGATTGCTGCTGTCCGTGCATCCGAGCCTTGCTTACCAGATTTCCTGGGATGAGCGTTGGTCAGTCCCCTGGAACGTGGACACCACCAAGACTTGGCCACAAATCACCGTTTCCGCGGATCTGGCCAATTTTGCCGGACGCGTGCCGTTTCTGGTGAAGTGGTTCGAAAGCGCCACGGCCAACCACAGCACCACTTGGGAACTTTCCCAGCAAATCCATCCGCATTTGCAAAGCGCCGATGTGGACAACTACACCTGGCGCTGGCAGCCGCTGGTGGGGCTGCAGCTGAAAACCAAAGGCAATTGGAGCTTCGAGGACCGGACCAATTTCTCGCGAACGCGCTCCCTCAACCACCTCAAGCGTCCGCTACCCAGTGATGGTGTCCGGAAGGAAGGCGCTTGTCCGGAATCGATGGGGCTGCCGATCTTCTATTCCGATCCGGCCATCAACTTCGCACGATGCTTCGAGATTGGCGGGACCTCGGAGGACCGCAGCTACGAAGTCGGCAACGAAGGCACAGCCACCTATCGCATCCAAACCAAGCGCGGCATCCAGATCTTCAAGTGGTTTTTGAAGCTCGACAACGACTTGGTGATCACCTTCAAGGCGGGTTGGACCAAATCCTGGAAGGAGAAGGAAGCGGTGGATCTTGGAACCTTCGAACCGGTAGATGCCCAGACTCTCGACGAGGTTACTACCGTTTATGGTGGATCCAATGCGTCCTACAACTTCACGTCGCGCCTGGTCGCCAATTTTGATGCGAGCTACAAGCGGACGGAACGCAAGGCGCAGGAAGACAATAACGGAGCCACGGTCATCACGAACGAAATCCAGGGCCTGGCGTCACTCCAATACAAGTTCTGA
- a CDS encoding Rne/Rng family ribonuclease: MRRDIFINVSPFEKRIALLEDNRLIELVVDKPDNQRIVGNIYKGRVVSVLPGMQAAFVDIGLEKAAFLHAADVAPAGGVDFDDNDDSDDDIDPRRRDRAEKPIDQLLREGQEILVQVVKEPISTKGAKVTGYLSLAGRFLVCMPNTTFIGVSKKSRDHGSRRQLKRLVQDLRVAKDVGYIVRTNGLNETEDEFKAEMNMLEGKWEFIKSVAAECEAPRMVLEESEAAVGILRDYFSEKVDKVVVDDKDFYQKTRAYIRQLSPDLVSRVHLYDEKTPMFDVFQIEQDVEKVYQDKVWIRKGSHLVIQTTEAMTTIDVNTGRNVGRDDQAATIFDTNVAAAKEIAKQLRLRDLGGIIVVDFIDMDSEDDRDRLVKEFKKALRGDRAPITVASQISQFGLLEMTRKRVREALVKTVSEPCSHCGGGGNVLLPSSVVAALERWIRRSQAKNGPKELTIIVHSRIIDYLVAERSYAFHHLERFGVKLDLVEDPDAPADSFRIFHSRSLEELTPQHNQA; this comes from the coding sequence TTGCGTAGAGACATCTTCATCAACGTATCCCCCTTCGAGAAGCGCATCGCGCTCCTCGAAGACAACCGGCTCATCGAGCTGGTGGTCGACAAGCCTGACAATCAACGGATTGTCGGAAACATCTACAAGGGTCGGGTCGTCTCCGTGCTTCCCGGCATGCAGGCTGCCTTCGTCGACATCGGATTGGAGAAGGCCGCCTTTCTCCACGCCGCTGACGTCGCTCCTGCCGGTGGCGTGGACTTCGACGACAACGACGATTCCGACGACGACATCGACCCTCGTCGGCGCGATCGCGCCGAAAAGCCCATCGACCAGCTTTTGCGCGAAGGCCAGGAAATCCTGGTCCAAGTGGTCAAGGAGCCGATCTCCACCAAGGGCGCCAAAGTCACGGGATACCTCTCGCTGGCTGGCCGATTCCTGGTGTGCATGCCCAACACCACCTTCATCGGGGTGTCCAAGAAGAGCCGCGACCACGGTTCGCGCCGCCAGCTCAAGCGACTGGTGCAGGATCTGCGCGTGGCCAAGGACGTCGGGTACATCGTGCGGACCAACGGTCTGAACGAGACCGAAGACGAGTTCAAGGCCGAGATGAACATGCTCGAGGGCAAGTGGGAATTCATCAAGTCGGTGGCCGCCGAGTGCGAAGCCCCGCGGATGGTCCTCGAGGAGAGCGAAGCCGCCGTGGGCATCCTGCGCGACTACTTCTCCGAAAAAGTCGACAAGGTCGTGGTGGACGACAAGGACTTCTACCAGAAGACCCGCGCCTACATCCGCCAGCTTTCGCCGGATCTGGTCAGCCGCGTGCACCTGTACGACGAAAAGACGCCGATGTTCGACGTCTTCCAGATCGAACAGGACGTGGAAAAGGTCTACCAGGACAAGGTCTGGATCCGCAAGGGTTCGCACCTGGTCATCCAGACCACCGAGGCGATGACCACCATCGACGTGAACACCGGTCGCAACGTGGGACGCGACGACCAGGCCGCCACTATCTTCGACACCAACGTCGCCGCAGCCAAGGAAATCGCCAAGCAGCTTCGTTTGCGTGATCTCGGTGGCATCATCGTGGTGGACTTCATCGACATGGATTCCGAAGACGACCGCGACCGGCTGGTCAAGGAATTCAAGAAGGCCCTGCGCGGCGACCGCGCCCCCATCACGGTGGCCAGCCAGATCAGCCAGTTCGGCCTTCTGGAAATGACCCGCAAGCGCGTGCGCGAAGCGTTGGTCAAGACCGTTTCCGAGCCTTGCAGCCATTGCGGCGGCGGCGGCAATGTGCTCTTGCCCAGCTCGGTGGTGGCGGCGCTGGAGCGCTGGATCCGTCGCAGCCAGGCCAAGAACGGCCCCAAGGAACTCACCATCATCGTCCACAGCCGGATCATCGACTACCTGGTGGCCGAACGCTCCTACGCGTTCCACCACTTGGAACGTTTCGGAGTCAAGCTGGACCTGGTGGAAGATCCGGACGCCCCTGCGGACAGCTTCCGCATCTTCCATTCGCGCTCGTTGGAGGAGCTCACCCCCCAGCACAACCAGGCCTGA